From one Tsukamurella tyrosinosolvens genomic stretch:
- a CDS encoding GNAT family N-acetyltransferase, translating to MRRASGDELDATTLYALLKLRAEVFIAEQQSPWLDVDGRDLDPSTVHLWLSDGAAPGGAVATVRITDEGPGLAAIGRVCAASSHRGRGLIGELMTAALAELDGRACLLEAQSHLESMYAKYGFAREGDEFIEDGIPHVPMRRPAGV from the coding sequence GTGCGCCGCGCCTCCGGAGACGAACTCGACGCGACGACCCTGTACGCGCTGCTGAAGCTGCGCGCCGAGGTCTTCATCGCCGAGCAGCAGAGCCCGTGGCTCGACGTGGACGGGCGCGACCTCGATCCGTCGACGGTGCACCTCTGGCTGTCCGACGGTGCCGCCCCCGGCGGCGCGGTCGCGACGGTGCGCATCACCGATGAGGGCCCGGGGCTGGCCGCGATCGGCCGGGTGTGCGCGGCATCGTCGCACCGCGGGCGCGGTCTGATCGGCGAACTGATGACCGCGGCGCTCGCCGAGCTCGACGGCCGGGCCTGCCTGCTCGAGGCGCAGTCGCACCTCGAGAGCATGTACGCCAAGTACGGATTCGCCCGCGAGGGCGACGAATTCATCGAGGACGGCATCCCGCACGTCCCCATGAGGAGGCCCGCCGGTGTCTGA
- a CDS encoding penicillin-binding transpeptidase domain-containing protein, with amino-acid sequence MRRAVVIVALVALVATGGCSPANTNGPGPLAVRFGAALADKDLDGAAALTTAPETAKKALQSAFDGLQARGVQLKVGQVRTAGAISEVEYEYVWDLPAEQGRSSRSWDYRGTLTGVQENGTWRVRWAPSVLHPRLGANQTMVLRAMPADKAPVNSASGGSVLVPGVITRIRIEASKIAAPTTVLDVAGQLTRALQPILPTLDPVQITEQATSLNAPYTVASVNQDDLRKLAGDVTSLPGVTLVEQADLVPTDRTFAPALMSSIKQNVTGDLAGKDGWEVIAQADTGARVSTLSSTAPQPAPAVSVSISPIAQAAAQAAVNTRRDRQSMMVVIQPSTGNVLAVAQNPEADKLGSLATSGLYPPGSTGKIVTATAAISAGIATPETIVPCPGTLTIGEREVPNYNRFALGDVSMQRAFARSCNTSFAFLGAKLKPEALNTAAAELGIGPDYAIAGLPVSSGQYPLPKAMVNQVEDSFGQGEVLVSPFAMALAVASVAHGGAVTPQLLLGKPTKVDGERPPLDAKAADGVRAMMREVVASGTAELIRGSGDILGKTGEAEVDGGSHAWFVGYRGDLAFATLVVLGGSSDNAVAVTKEFFDRFDAPVSAVPN; translated from the coding sequence ATGCGCCGCGCCGTCGTGATCGTCGCCCTCGTGGCGCTGGTCGCGACCGGCGGGTGTTCGCCGGCGAACACCAACGGCCCGGGGCCGCTCGCCGTGCGGTTCGGCGCCGCCCTCGCCGACAAGGATCTCGACGGTGCCGCCGCGCTCACCACGGCGCCGGAGACGGCGAAGAAGGCGTTGCAGTCCGCCTTCGACGGGCTGCAGGCCCGCGGCGTCCAACTCAAGGTCGGGCAGGTGCGGACCGCCGGCGCGATCAGTGAGGTCGAGTACGAGTACGTCTGGGACCTGCCGGCGGAGCAGGGGCGCTCCAGCCGTTCGTGGGACTACCGCGGCACGCTCACCGGTGTTCAGGAGAACGGGACATGGCGCGTGCGCTGGGCGCCGTCGGTGCTGCACCCGCGGCTCGGCGCGAACCAGACGATGGTGCTGCGCGCGATGCCCGCGGACAAGGCGCCGGTGAATTCGGCGTCGGGCGGCTCGGTGCTCGTGCCGGGCGTCATCACCCGGATCCGGATCGAGGCCTCCAAGATCGCCGCGCCCACGACGGTGCTCGACGTCGCGGGCCAGCTGACCCGCGCGCTGCAGCCGATCCTGCCCACCCTCGACCCGGTGCAGATCACGGAGCAGGCGACCTCGCTGAACGCGCCGTACACCGTCGCCTCGGTGAACCAGGACGACCTGCGCAAGCTCGCGGGCGACGTCACGTCCCTGCCGGGGGTCACGCTCGTCGAGCAGGCCGACCTCGTGCCCACCGACCGCACCTTCGCGCCGGCGCTCATGTCGTCGATCAAGCAGAACGTCACGGGCGACCTGGCCGGCAAGGACGGCTGGGAGGTGATCGCGCAGGCCGATACCGGTGCGCGGGTCTCCACGCTGTCGTCCACGGCGCCGCAGCCGGCCCCCGCGGTCTCGGTGAGCATCTCGCCGATCGCGCAGGCCGCGGCGCAGGCCGCCGTGAACACCCGGCGCGACCGGCAGTCGATGATGGTCGTGATCCAGCCGTCCACCGGCAACGTGCTCGCCGTCGCGCAGAACCCCGAGGCCGACAAGCTCGGCTCGCTCGCCACATCGGGCCTGTACCCGCCGGGCTCCACCGGCAAGATCGTGACCGCGACCGCCGCCATCTCCGCCGGCATCGCCACCCCCGAGACCATCGTGCCGTGCCCGGGCACGCTCACCATCGGCGAGCGCGAGGTGCCGAACTACAACCGCTTCGCCCTCGGCGACGTCTCGATGCAGCGCGCCTTCGCCCGCTCGTGCAACACGAGCTTCGCCTTCCTCGGCGCCAAGCTCAAGCCCGAGGCGCTCAACACCGCGGCCGCCGAGCTCGGCATCGGCCCCGACTACGCCATCGCCGGGCTGCCCGTCTCGTCCGGGCAGTACCCGCTGCCCAAGGCCATGGTCAACCAGGTCGAGGACAGCTTCGGCCAGGGCGAGGTGCTGGTCAGCCCGTTCGCGATGGCGCTGGCCGTCGCGTCCGTCGCGCACGGCGGCGCGGTCACCCCGCAGTTGCTGCTCGGCAAGCCCACCAAGGTCGACGGTGAGCGGCCTCCGCTCGACGCCAAGGCCGCCGACGGTGTGCGCGCCATGATGCGCGAGGTCGTCGCGTCCGGTACCGCCGAGCTGATCCGGGGCTCCGGCGACATTCTCGGCAAGACCGGTGAGGCGGAGGTCGACGGCGGCTCGCACGCCTGGTTCGTCGGCTACCGCGGCGACCTGGCCTTCGCGACCCTCGTCGTGCTCGGCGGCAGCTCCGACAACGCCGTCGCGGTCACCAAGGAGTTCTTCGACCGCTTCGACGCCCCCGTCTCCGCCGTCCCGAACTGA
- a CDS encoding cobyric acid synthase, which produces MRGALLLAGATSDAGKSTVTAGLCRLLARRGVRVAPFKAQNMSNNSVATVEPDGTSGEIGRAQATQALACGLAPSTRFNPVLLKPGSDRRSQLILHGRPVGDVGARDYVTRRQWLLDEVTTTLQGLRDEFDVVLCEGAGSPAEINLRATDIANMGLARAAGLPTLIVGDIDRGGVLAHLAGTVAVMPPEDQRLVYGFLVNRFRGDRSILEPGLEQLADLTKRPTLGVLPYLTDLWLDAEDSLAALGTDLVGRGATRPDAIRVAAIALPRVSNTTDVEALACEPGLTVRWTARAADVADADLVVLPGSKSTVGDLAWLRERGLADALVRRAAAGGPIVGICGGYQMLGRTITDAAGVEAAPGTRVDGLGILDLDVEFAPTKCVRNVSGAGLGVDATGYEIHHGTVVRNAEGPALHGPDGPEGALTPSVLGTHWHGLFGSDAFRRAYLARTFPGRDLGAAISYDGARLGQLDAVADALEEHCDIDAILRPLHSPAAFSAILPTIRIMSDYR; this is translated from the coding sequence GTGCGCGGCGCACTCCTCCTCGCCGGCGCCACCTCGGACGCCGGGAAGTCCACGGTCACGGCGGGACTGTGTCGTCTCCTGGCCCGACGGGGCGTGCGCGTCGCGCCGTTCAAGGCGCAGAACATGTCCAACAACTCGGTCGCGACCGTGGAGCCCGACGGCACCAGCGGGGAGATCGGGCGCGCGCAGGCGACCCAGGCACTCGCGTGCGGGCTGGCACCGTCGACCCGGTTCAACCCCGTCCTCCTCAAGCCCGGCAGCGACCGGCGCAGCCAGCTGATCCTGCACGGCAGGCCCGTCGGCGACGTGGGCGCCCGCGACTACGTCACCCGCCGCCAGTGGCTGCTCGACGAGGTCACCACGACCCTGCAGGGCCTGCGCGACGAGTTCGACGTCGTGCTCTGCGAGGGCGCCGGCAGCCCCGCCGAGATCAACCTGCGCGCCACCGACATCGCCAACATGGGGCTGGCCCGGGCCGCGGGCCTGCCGACGCTGATCGTCGGCGACATCGACCGCGGGGGAGTGCTCGCGCACCTTGCCGGCACCGTCGCCGTGATGCCGCCCGAGGACCAGCGCCTCGTGTACGGCTTCCTCGTCAACCGCTTCCGCGGTGACCGGTCGATCCTCGAACCCGGCCTCGAGCAGCTCGCGGACCTGACGAAACGCCCCACGCTCGGCGTGCTCCCGTACCTCACCGACCTCTGGCTCGACGCCGAGGACTCGCTCGCCGCGCTCGGGACCGACCTCGTGGGCCGCGGTGCCACCCGGCCCGACGCGATCCGCGTCGCCGCGATCGCCCTGCCGCGCGTCTCCAACACCACCGACGTCGAAGCCCTCGCGTGCGAGCCCGGCCTGACGGTCCGCTGGACCGCCCGGGCCGCCGACGTCGCCGACGCCGACCTCGTCGTGCTCCCCGGCAGCAAGAGCACCGTCGGTGATCTCGCCTGGCTGCGCGAGCGAGGCCTCGCCGACGCCCTCGTCCGCCGCGCCGCCGCCGGCGGACCGATCGTCGGCATCTGCGGCGGCTACCAGATGCTCGGCCGCACCATCACCGACGCCGCCGGTGTCGAAGCGGCCCCCGGCACGCGCGTCGACGGCCTCGGGATCCTCGATCTCGACGTCGAGTTCGCGCCCACCAAGTGCGTCCGGAACGTGTCCGGCGCCGGGCTCGGCGTGGACGCGACGGGCTACGAGATCCACCACGGCACCGTCGTCCGGAATGCGGAAGGCCCTGCGCTGCACGGCCCCGACGGGCCGGAGGGCGCGCTCACACCGAGCGTGCTCGGTACTCACTGGCACGGGCTGTTCGGGTCGGACGCCTTCCGCCGCGCGTACCTCGCCCGCACCTTCCCCGGCCGGGACCTCGGGGCGGCGATCAGCTACGACGGTGCCCGCCTCGGGCAGCTCGACGCCGTCGCCGACGCGCTCGAGGAGCACTGCGACATCGATGCGATCCTGCGCCCTTTGCATTCACCTGCCGCGTTTTCGGCGATCCTGCCGACCATCCGGATCATGAGTGACTACCGTTGA
- a CDS encoding mycothione reductase: MAEHVVDLVIIGSGAGNTIPDERFDDRTVAIIDKGQFDGAFGGTCLNVGCIPTKMFVYPADVADEAREGGAVGVDAEIVGTRWADIRDRVFGRIDRYSAGGLRYRVDKCPNVTVFQQEAWFLPSSGDGLHRLELADGTVVSGRDVVISAGSRPVIPPVFTADGAAPFHTNDTIMRLDALPGRVIIVGGGYIAAEFAHVFAGLGAEVTVVARGERLLRSQDQTISEAFTEAVSQRWDVRLGTEVTATRPAGDGVEVDLTDGSTVAGDVLLVATGRTPNGDTLALSAIGIELDGAGRVPVDEHQRTPVRGVWALGDVSTRFPLRHVANHEARVVAENLLSGWDSPAATSDHRFVPGAVFSRPQVASVGLTETEARSRGIDVAVAEQRYADIAYGWAMADAEGVCKLIADRSTGLLVGAHIVGHQASALIQSAITAMSFSIPAQEFARGQYWIHPALPELVENALLGLAKDA, translated from the coding sequence ATGGCCGAGCACGTCGTCGATCTCGTCATCATCGGCTCCGGGGCCGGCAACACCATCCCCGACGAGCGGTTCGACGACCGCACCGTCGCCATCATCGACAAGGGCCAGTTCGACGGGGCCTTCGGCGGCACCTGCCTCAACGTCGGCTGCATCCCGACCAAGATGTTCGTCTACCCCGCCGACGTCGCGGACGAGGCCCGCGAGGGCGGCGCCGTCGGCGTCGACGCGGAGATCGTCGGCACCCGCTGGGCCGACATCCGCGACCGCGTCTTCGGCCGGATCGACCGCTACTCCGCCGGCGGCCTGCGGTACCGGGTGGACAAGTGCCCCAACGTCACCGTCTTCCAGCAGGAGGCGTGGTTCCTGCCGTCCTCCGGCGACGGGCTGCACCGCCTCGAGCTCGCCGACGGCACCGTCGTCTCCGGGCGCGACGTGGTGATCTCCGCGGGCTCGCGCCCGGTGATCCCGCCGGTGTTCACCGCCGACGGTGCGGCGCCGTTCCACACCAACGACACGATCATGCGGCTCGACGCGCTGCCCGGGCGCGTGATCATCGTGGGCGGCGGCTACATCGCGGCCGAGTTCGCGCACGTCTTCGCGGGCCTCGGCGCCGAGGTCACCGTCGTGGCGCGGGGCGAGCGACTGCTGCGCTCACAGGACCAGACCATCTCCGAGGCGTTCACCGAGGCCGTCTCGCAGCGCTGGGACGTGCGGCTCGGCACCGAGGTCACCGCGACGCGGCCGGCCGGCGACGGCGTCGAGGTGGACCTCACCGACGGATCGACGGTGGCCGGCGACGTGCTGCTCGTCGCGACCGGGCGCACGCCCAACGGCGACACGCTCGCGCTCTCGGCCATCGGCATCGAGCTCGACGGTGCCGGGCGCGTCCCCGTCGACGAGCATCAGCGCACGCCGGTCCGCGGCGTGTGGGCGCTGGGCGATGTGAGCACGCGGTTCCCGCTGCGGCACGTCGCGAACCACGAGGCCCGCGTGGTCGCGGAGAACCTCCTCTCCGGCTGGGACTCCCCCGCCGCGACCTCCGATCACCGGTTCGTGCCGGGCGCGGTGTTCTCCCGCCCGCAGGTGGCGTCGGTGGGGCTGACGGAGACCGAGGCACGCTCGCGCGGCATCGACGTGGCGGTCGCTGAACAGCGCTACGCCGACATCGCCTACGGCTGGGCGATGGCCGACGCCGAGGGCGTGTGCAAGCTCATCGCGGACCGGTCGACGGGGCTGCTGGTGGGCGCGCACATCGTCGGGCACCAGGCGTCGGCGTTGATCCAGTCCGCGATCACCGCGATGTCCTTCTCCATTCCCGCGCAGGAGTTCGCGCGCGGGCAGTACTGGATCCACCCGGCGCTGCCGGAGCTGGTCGAGAACGCGCTGCTGGGGCTCGCGAAGGACGCGTGA
- a CDS encoding alpha/beta hydrolase: MATTELTYSPDVLGDDFVAHTFELGPDPDGEPGGDVVATLVKHVAGPQDPHHAVLWVHGFSDYFFQTAVAEFFADRGYAFYALDLRKCGRSLREGQSAHYATDFTVYDAELDLAVAAIEQEHPGLGVVVAAHSTGGLITPLWLDRRRKAGRTAPIAGLVLDSPWFDLQGSAVLREVATPVVKLIGKAVGTRIVPVEAVGVYGQTIHTDEHGEFDFDVRIKPIEGFPVRFGWLRAVRVAHSLLHRGLDVGVPSLVLRSTKSFAPKEWSEEAGRADVVLDTRQIAKWSGALGGRLTVVPVENAKHDVFLSEKDARETAYAELGAWLAREIEA; encoded by the coding sequence GTGGCGACCACTGAGCTGACCTACTCCCCCGACGTCCTGGGCGACGACTTCGTCGCGCACACCTTCGAGCTGGGCCCCGACCCGGACGGCGAGCCGGGCGGCGACGTCGTCGCGACGCTCGTCAAGCACGTGGCCGGCCCGCAGGACCCGCACCACGCGGTGCTGTGGGTGCACGGCTTCTCGGACTACTTCTTCCAGACCGCGGTGGCGGAGTTCTTCGCCGACCGCGGCTACGCCTTCTACGCGCTGGACCTGCGCAAGTGCGGGCGCTCGCTGCGGGAGGGGCAGTCGGCGCACTACGCGACGGACTTCACCGTCTACGACGCCGAGCTGGACCTCGCGGTCGCGGCGATCGAGCAGGAGCACCCGGGCCTCGGCGTCGTCGTCGCGGCGCACTCGACCGGCGGCCTGATCACGCCGCTCTGGCTCGACCGCCGCCGCAAGGCGGGCCGCACAGCACCGATCGCCGGTCTCGTGCTCGACAGCCCGTGGTTCGACCTGCAGGGCTCCGCGGTGCTGCGCGAGGTCGCGACGCCCGTCGTCAAGCTCATCGGCAAGGCCGTGGGCACCCGCATCGTCCCCGTCGAGGCGGTCGGCGTGTACGGCCAGACCATCCACACCGACGAGCACGGCGAGTTCGACTTCGACGTCCGGATCAAGCCGATCGAGGGCTTCCCGGTGCGCTTCGGCTGGCTGCGCGCCGTCCGCGTCGCGCACAGCCTGCTGCACCGCGGCCTGGACGTGGGCGTCCCGTCGCTCGTGCTGCGCTCGACGAAGAGCTTCGCTCCCAAGGAGTGGAGCGAGGAGGCCGGCCGCGCGGACGTGGTCCTCGACACCCGGCAGATCGCGAAGTGGTCCGGAGCCCTCGGCGGCCGGCTGACCGTGGTCCCCGTCGAGAACGCCAAGCACGACGTCTTCCTCTCCGAGAAGGACGCCCGTGAGACCGCGTACGCCGAGCTGGGCGCCTGGCTGGCCCGCGAGATCGAGGCCTGA
- the map gene encoding type I methionyl aminopeptidase, translating into MTRAALVPGTVSPRLAVPAKIVRPEYVDKKSANEGNEPWVQTPETIEKMRVASRIAADALQAAGAEVAPGVTTDHLDRVAHEYMLDHGAYPSTLGYRGFPKSCCTSLNEVICHGIPDSTVIEDGDIVNIDVTAYIDGVHGDTNATFLAGDVSEEHRLLVERTRIATERAIKAVKPGRELNVVGRVIESYANRFGYTVVRDFTGHGIGETFHNGLVVLHYDEPNVETVLEPGMVFTIEPMINLGGLDYEIWPDGWTVATTDKKWTAQFEHTLVVTDDGAEILTLPSTPSAPAD; encoded by the coding sequence ATGACCCGCGCTGCACTCGTCCCCGGCACCGTCTCGCCCCGTCTGGCCGTTCCGGCGAAGATCGTGCGACCCGAGTACGTCGACAAGAAGTCGGCGAACGAGGGCAACGAGCCGTGGGTGCAGACGCCCGAGACCATCGAGAAGATGCGCGTCGCCTCGCGGATCGCCGCCGACGCCCTCCAGGCCGCGGGCGCCGAGGTGGCGCCCGGCGTCACCACCGACCACCTCGACCGGGTGGCGCACGAGTACATGCTCGACCACGGCGCCTACCCGTCGACGCTGGGCTACCGCGGCTTCCCCAAGAGCTGCTGCACGAGCCTCAACGAGGTGATCTGCCACGGCATCCCGGACTCGACGGTGATCGAGGACGGCGACATCGTCAACATCGACGTGACCGCCTACATCGACGGGGTGCACGGCGACACCAACGCCACCTTCCTCGCCGGCGACGTGTCCGAGGAGCACCGCCTCCTCGTCGAGCGCACCCGCATCGCCACCGAGCGCGCCATCAAGGCGGTCAAGCCCGGCCGCGAGCTCAACGTGGTCGGCCGCGTCATCGAGTCGTACGCGAATCGCTTCGGCTACACCGTGGTCCGCGACTTCACCGGCCACGGCATCGGCGAGACCTTCCACAACGGCCTCGTCGTGCTGCATTACGACGAGCCGAACGTGGAAACAGTGCTGGAGCCCGGCATGGTCTTCACCATCGAGCCGATGATCAACCTCGGCGGCCTGGACTACGAGATCTGGCCCGACGGTTGGACCGTCGCCACCACCGACAAGAAGTGGACGGCGCAGTTCGAGCACACGCTCGTCGTCACGGACGACGGTGCCGAGATCCTCACCCTGCCGAGCACGCCGAGCGCCCCCGCCGACTAG
- a CDS encoding GNAT family N-acetyltransferase, translating into MDIELMAPAADWHDEWLRDVAEWGAVTHHPGSGSALARDLDLTAPSDFAAWVDRLNDQAMVDRSGDRVPATSWWMVDGDRYLGAIQLRHELSPMLAELGGHIGYHVRPSARRQGVASAALREVVRRAAGIGLTEVLVTCDESNLASRRTAASAGGVLTRIRPVDDFGIGHDFLEPTCHYWISTAPNPPILVT; encoded by the coding sequence ATGGACATCGAGTTGATGGCACCGGCCGCCGACTGGCACGACGAGTGGCTGCGCGACGTCGCGGAGTGGGGCGCCGTGACGCACCACCCGGGCTCCGGCAGCGCGCTGGCCCGCGACCTGGACCTGACGGCACCGTCGGACTTCGCGGCCTGGGTGGACCGCCTGAACGATCAGGCGATGGTCGACCGCAGCGGCGACCGCGTGCCCGCCACGAGCTGGTGGATGGTCGACGGTGACCGGTACCTCGGGGCGATCCAGCTGCGGCACGAGCTGAGCCCGATGCTCGCCGAGCTCGGCGGCCACATCGGCTATCACGTGCGGCCCTCGGCGCGACGGCAGGGCGTCGCCTCGGCGGCGCTCCGCGAGGTGGTCCGGCGTGCGGCCGGAATCGGGCTGACCGAGGTCCTCGTCACCTGCGACGAGAGCAACCTCGCCTCGCGCCGCACCGCGGCATCGGCCGGCGGCGTGCTCACGCGGATCCGCCCCGTCGACGACTTCGGCATCGGCCACGACTTCCTCGAACCCACCTGCCACTACTGGATTTCCACCGCCCCGAATCCGCCCATCCTCGTGACTTAA
- a CDS encoding alpha/beta fold hydrolase, with translation MPIDSADTVQVPAGSWTFDVSVGGSEHGVPVLLLHGFPQTEECFDQVRERLHEAGLRTIAPRQRGYSPGARPKGADQYTMKHLAEDAARILDALEVPYAHVVGHGLGATVAWHFAAAYPLRAMSLTAVSFGHPSAFGDAMANDQDQRQRSRYLELFLRSGEAEKALLANDARTLLATAPGGGIEALTDEPTLTAALNWYRANLAPGGEGLDCPVIEVPTTLVWGTRDAIAGAAQAKGTAHYLRADYRLSEVPDGDHWLPLRAPAALASEIALRTLRN, from the coding sequence ATGCCGATCGATTCAGCTGACACGGTGCAGGTGCCCGCGGGCTCGTGGACCTTCGACGTGTCGGTCGGGGGGTCTGAGCACGGCGTACCCGTACTGCTGCTGCACGGATTCCCGCAGACCGAGGAGTGCTTCGACCAGGTCCGCGAACGACTCCACGAGGCGGGACTGCGCACTATCGCGCCCCGCCAGCGCGGATACAGCCCGGGCGCCCGGCCGAAGGGCGCCGATCAATACACGATGAAGCACCTCGCGGAGGACGCCGCGCGCATCCTCGACGCGCTCGAGGTGCCCTACGCGCACGTCGTGGGGCACGGCCTCGGCGCGACGGTGGCGTGGCACTTCGCCGCCGCCTACCCGCTGCGCGCGATGAGTCTTACCGCGGTGTCGTTCGGCCACCCGTCGGCGTTCGGCGACGCCATGGCGAACGATCAGGACCAGCGGCAGCGCTCGCGCTACCTGGAGCTGTTCCTGCGATCCGGAGAGGCGGAGAAGGCTCTGCTCGCCAACGATGCGCGGACGCTCCTGGCGACCGCGCCGGGCGGCGGCATCGAGGCGTTGACGGACGAGCCGACGCTCACGGCCGCCCTGAACTGGTACCGCGCGAATCTCGCGCCCGGCGGCGAGGGCCTCGACTGCCCCGTGATCGAGGTGCCCACGACGCTGGTCTGGGGCACCCGCGACGCCATCGCCGGCGCCGCGCAGGCCAAGGGCACCGCCCACTACCTCCGGGCCGATTACCGGCTCAGCGAGGTGCCCGACGGTGACCACTGGCTCCCGCTGCGCGCTCCCGCGGCCCTGGCCTCGGAGATCGCGCTGCGGACGCTCCGGAACTGA
- the mqo gene encoding malate dehydrogenase (quinone), which yields MARNVISTDVALVGAGIMSATLGTLLRKLEPSWSINVFESLDAAAAESSDPWNNAGTGHSALCELNYTPQAADGSVDISKAITINEQFQVSRQFWAYAVDAGVLDEPSDFINPIPHASFVHGADNVEYLRKRYDALSGQTLFEGMEFFTDPATFSERLPVMAAGRNFGDPVAVNWYEGGTDVDFGSLTKKLINFVGKGGAVHFGTKVTNLKRTKDGWRLTVRNLRTHEVTHVDARFVFVGAGGGALPLLQKSGIKEAKGFGGFPVSGQFFRCTNPELIDHHAAKVYGKAAVGAPPMSVPHLDTRVIEGNKGLLFGPYAGFSPKFLKAGQYTDLPLSVKPNNLLPMMAVGLKEMGLTKYLIGELLQSPADRVKTLSEFVPRATGGDWELITAGQRVQVIRKGPGGGNLEFGTAVIAADDESIAGLLGASPGASTAVPAMLDVLGKCFPKHMQAWKPLLQEMIPSYGTTLNDNKQLFGQVWDWTNRTLQLSPGVGADAQA from the coding sequence ATGGCCCGTAACGTGATCAGCACGGACGTCGCGCTCGTCGGCGCGGGAATCATGAGCGCCACGCTCGGCACCCTGCTCCGCAAGCTGGAGCCCAGCTGGTCGATCAACGTCTTCGAGTCCCTCGACGCCGCGGCCGCCGAGTCCTCCGACCCGTGGAACAACGCGGGCACAGGCCACTCGGCGCTGTGCGAGCTGAACTACACGCCGCAGGCCGCCGACGGCTCCGTCGACATCTCCAAGGCGATCACGATCAACGAGCAGTTCCAGGTCTCGCGCCAGTTCTGGGCGTACGCCGTGGACGCGGGCGTGCTCGACGAGCCGTCCGACTTCATCAACCCCATTCCGCACGCCAGCTTCGTGCACGGCGCCGACAACGTCGAGTACCTGCGCAAGCGCTACGACGCGCTGTCCGGCCAGACGCTGTTCGAGGGCATGGAGTTCTTCACCGATCCGGCCACGTTCTCCGAGCGCCTGCCGGTCATGGCCGCGGGCCGCAACTTCGGCGACCCCGTCGCCGTGAACTGGTACGAGGGCGGCACCGACGTCGACTTCGGCTCGCTGACCAAGAAGCTCATCAACTTCGTCGGCAAGGGCGGCGCCGTCCACTTCGGCACCAAGGTCACGAACCTCAAGCGCACCAAGGACGGCTGGCGCCTGACCGTCCGCAACCTGCGCACCCACGAGGTCACCCACGTGGACGCGCGGTTCGTCTTCGTCGGCGCCGGCGGCGGCGCCCTGCCGCTGCTGCAGAAGTCGGGCATCAAGGAGGCCAAGGGCTTCGGCGGCTTCCCCGTCTCGGGCCAGTTCTTCCGCTGCACCAACCCCGAGCTCATCGACCACCACGCCGCGAAGGTCTACGGCAAGGCCGCCGTCGGTGCCCCGCCGATGTCGGTGCCGCACCTCGACACCCGCGTCATCGAGGGCAACAAGGGCCTGCTGTTCGGCCCCTACGCCGGCTTCTCGCCGAAGTTCCTCAAGGCCGGCCAGTACACCGACCTGCCGCTGTCGGTGAAGCCGAACAACCTGCTCCCGATGATGGCCGTCGGCCTCAAGGAGATGGGCCTGACCAAGTACCTCATCGGCGAGCTCCTGCAGTCGCCCGCCGACCGCGTGAAGACGCTCTCCGAGTTCGTGCCCCGCGCCACCGGCGGCGACTGGGAGCTCATCACCGCCGGCCAGCGCGTCCAGGTGATCCGCAAGGGCCCCGGCGGCGGCAACCTCGAATTCGGCACCGCGGTCATCGCCGCCGACGACGAGTCGATCGCCGGCCTGCTCGGCGCCTCGCCCGGCGCCTCCACGGCCGTGCCCGCGATGCTCGACGTGCTCGGCAAGTGCTTCCCCAAGCACATGCAGGCGTGGAAGCCGTTGCTGCAGGAGATGATCCCGTCCTACGGCACCACCCTCAACGACAACAAGCAGCTCTTCGGCCAGGTCTGGGACTGGACCAACCGCACGCTGCAGCTGTCCCCGGGCGTCGGGGCCGACGCGCAGGCCTAG